The following are from one region of the Penaeus chinensis breed Huanghai No. 1 chromosome 32, ASM1920278v2, whole genome shotgun sequence genome:
- the LOC125042708 gene encoding cytochrome c1-like has translation MKAVAVICLFLLAAQATANLLDGLEHHGHHGEHGEHGEHGDHGDHGHGEHAHGEHGEHAHGEHGDHAHGDHAHGEHGDHEHGDHGEHAHGDHGAGEAHDEAHDHSHDDVQVNQDPFASALAGELGGGFLSFPTDEPVEFSTAPAPATAAPAFNAFELAAPSFEQVPPALEPAAPSFEQVPPALESAAPSFEQSAAAETPVTQTFAPAAANNLQFAEEPKSNDIEAAASSSSSGEAKQLDSGSAPSARSSDYPEYAVVPRTSFSCAAQETGGYFADPEAECQVFHICLNGQNMGSFLCPNGTLFHQQYFVCDWWYNVDCAAATQSYGLNAQIGVVPE, from the exons ATGAAGGCCGTTGCTGTGATATGTCTGTTCCTGCTGGCTGCTCAG GCCACTGCCAACCTCCTCGACGGGCTGGAACACCACGGCCACCACGGAGAACACGGTGAACACGGTGAACACGGAGACCACGGAGACCACGGGCATGGAGAACACGCTCATGGTGAACACGGCGAGCACGCTCATGGAGAACATGGGGATCACGCTCATGGCGACCACGCCCACGGTGAACACGGCGATCATGAACATGGCGACCATGGAGAACACGCCCACGGTGACCACGGCGCCGGAGAAGCCCACGACGAGGCTCATGACCACAGCCACGACGATGTCCAGGTGAACCAG GACCCCTTCGCCAGCGCCCTCGCCGGCGAGCTCGGCGGCGGCTTCCTCTCCTTCCCGACCGACGAGCCCGTCGAGTTCTCCACCGCGCCCGCGCCCGCCACCGCCGCCCCCGCCTTCAACGCCTTTGAACTCGCCGCGCCGTCCTTCGAGCAGGTGCCCCCCGCCCTTGAACCCGCCGCGCCGTCCTTCGAGCAGGTCCCTCCCGCCCTTGAGTCTGCCGCGCCGTCCTTCGAGCAGTCCGCAGCCGCAGAGACGCCCGTGACACAGACCTTCGCCCCGGCCGCCGCCAACAACCTCCAGTTCGCTGAAGAACCGAAGAGCAACGACATCGAGGCGGcggcgtcgtcgtcctcgtcaggAGAAGCAAAGCAGCTGGACAGCGGCAGCGCCCCCTCGGCCCGCTCCTCCGACTACCCCGAGTACGCGGTCGTGCCCCGGACGTCGTTCAGCTGCGCCGCGCAGGAGACCGGCGGCTACTTCGCGGACCCCGAGGCGGAGTGCCAG GTATTCCACATCTGCCTGAACGGCCAGAACATGGGGTCCTTCCTGTGTCCGAACGGCACGCTCTTCCACCAGCAGTACTTCGTGTGCGACTGGTGGTACAACGTGGACTGCGCCGCCGCCACGCAGAGCTACGGCCTCAACGCCCAGATCGGAGTCGTGCCGGAGTAG